From a region of the Kwoniella mangroviensis CBS 8507 chromosome 1 map unlocalized Ctg01, whole genome shotgun sequence genome:
- a CDS encoding homoserine kinase, whose amino-acid sequence MSSSTPSSRTYKINVPCTSANIGPGFDVCGIALSKSLSLKVTIPSNPSDQPSLPTIKYTGLDSENVPLSPYKNLLTRVALYVLRSHGINTFPNGVTIEAHNEIPFGRGLGSSGAAVIAGVLLGDLLGNLNLSRGRLLDFALMVERHPDNVTAALMGGFVGSYLRELSPEDMSAASIPLAEVLPEYPPDAGPDWGKNPPLPPNGIGHYVRFGWAKEIKAIAVSPRFELATAKARGVLPDSYTRKDLIFNLQRLAVLTTALARSPPDPDLIYDAMGDRVHQPYRMTLIPGLPKILTELTPTSHPGLLGICLSGAGPTILALATHNFDSIAAEIERIFKSEGVEVDWSLLDVDERGSTVEEV is encoded by the exons atgtcatcctcCACTCCCTCCTCCAGGACATACAAGATCAATGTCCCTTGCACCTCGGCAAACATAGGACCAGGGTTCGACGTGTGTGGTATCGCCTTATCCAAGTCACTCTCTTTAAAAGttaccatcccttccaacCCCTCCGACCAGCCCTCATTACCCACCATCAAATATACAGGCTTAGACTCGGAGAACGTCCCATTATCACCATACAAGAATCTTCTCACTCGAGTAGCGCTTTACGTCCTCCGTTCACACGGTATCAACACTTTCCCTAATGGAGTCACTATCGAGGCCCATAATGAGATTCCATTCGGACGAGGATTAGGTTCGTCAGGAGCGGCAGTCATCGCTGGTGTACTTTTAGGTGATTTATTAGGAAATTTGAACTTGTCCAGAGGGAGATTATTAGATTTCGCATTGATGGTGGAAAGACATCCTGATAATGTCACTGCTGCTTTGATGGGTGGATTCGTAGGAAGTTATCTTAGGGAATTATCGCCTGAAGATATGTCTGCTGCGTCCATCCCACTTGCTGAAGTGTTACCTGAATACCCACCTGATGCTGGACCTGATTGGGGGAAAAACCCACCATTACCTCCTAATGGGATAGGACATTATGTCAGATTCGGTTGGGCAAAGGAAATCAAAGCGATTGCTGTTAGTCCGAGATTCGAGTTGGCGACTGCTAAAGCTAGAGGAGTATTACCTGATAGTTATACAAGGAaggatttg ATATTCAACCTTCAACGACTCGCTGTACTCACCACAGCTCTCGCCAGATCACCTCCAGACCCTGATCTCATATACGATGCGATGGGTGATAGAGTCCATCAACCCTACCGAATGACCCTT ATTCCCGGACTTCCTAAAATTCTTACTGAACTCACCCCAACTTCACACCCCGGATTACTAGGTATCTGTCTCTCTGGAGCGGGTCCGACCATCTTGGCACTGGCGACGCACAACTTTGATTCGATAGCTGCTGAGATCGAGAGGATATTCAAGAGCGAGGGAgtcgaggtggattggaGTTTGTTGGACGTCGATGAGAGGGGAAGTACGGTCGAGGAGGTGTAA